In the Bacillus shivajii genome, one interval contains:
- a CDS encoding restriction endonuclease subunit S, giving the protein MKKKVKRYPSYKESGIEWIGNIPESWEVKPLYVLFSELKNKNFGNLETNVLSLSYGNIVSRNVETNMGLLPESFETYNIVNEGNIVLRLTDLQNDKKSLRCGYVKRKGIITSAYTTLQKKREEFNSYFYYFLLHSYDISKVFYNLGAGVRQSMSFSDLKRMPLLVMSLAEQTQIVKFLEEKIADIDSLITDKEKLIELLEEQRQSVIAEAVTKGLDPNVNMKDSGVEWIGEIPEHWEEKRIKYLFSEVNDRNFNEEAELLSLFTSIGVRPRKDMEQKGNKSQTVINYKIVRKGDIVVNKLLAWMGSIGISKFDGVTSPDYDVYRPLNKDLVNKDYYHYYFRNFYFKGDCYKYGRGIMLMRWRTYSEDFKKILVTLPPIEEQNQIANYLDKISNEIDYLIDNNLKVINKLKEYRQSLIYEAVTGKIDVREMVDVTKQGEVSSS; this is encoded by the coding sequence GTGAAGAAAAAAGTTAAAAGATATCCCTCATATAAAGAAAGTGGGATTGAGTGGATTGGTAATATTCCTGAATCTTGGGAGGTAAAGCCACTCTACGTGTTATTTAGTGAATTGAAAAATAAGAATTTTGGAAATCTGGAAACTAATGTGCTTTCCCTAAGTTATGGAAATATAGTGTCGAGAAATGTTGAAACTAATATGGGGCTTTTACCTGAGTCCTTTGAAACATATAACATTGTAAATGAGGGAAACATTGTTTTGCGTTTGACTGATTTGCAAAATGATAAAAAAAGTCTTAGATGTGGTTACGTAAAGCGTAAGGGGATTATTACTTCTGCTTATACTACTCTCCAAAAGAAAAGAGAAGAATTCAATAGTTATTTCTATTACTTTTTACTACACTCCTATGATATAAGTAAGGTTTTCTATAATTTAGGTGCAGGAGTAAGGCAATCAATGAGTTTTTCAGACTTAAAAAGAATGCCATTATTAGTAATGAGTTTAGCAGAACAGACTCAGATAGTTAAATTTCTTGAAGAGAAGATCGCTGACATCGACTCTCTCATTACAGACAAAGAAAAACTGATCGAACTACTCGAAGAACAGCGTCAGTCGGTCATTGCAGAAGCGGTCACGAAAGGACTTGACCCGAATGTGAATATGAAGGACTCTGGTGTGGAATGGATTGGGGAGATTCCTGAGCATTGGGAAGAGAAAAGGATTAAGTACCTTTTCTCTGAAGTAAATGATAGGAATTTTAACGAAGAAGCGGAACTATTGTCGTTATTCACAAGTATTGGTGTTAGGCCAAGAAAGGATATGGAACAAAAAGGTAATAAATCACAAACTGTAATAAATTATAAGATAGTTAGAAAAGGAGATATTGTAGTAAATAAATTGCTTGCATGGATGGGCTCCATAGGCATCTCTAAATTTGATGGAGTTACAAGCCCAGATTATGATGTTTATAGACCGTTAAATAAAGATTTGGTAAATAAAGATTATTACCATTATTATTTCAGGAATTTTTACTTTAAGGGAGATTGTTACAAATATGGTAGAGGTATAATGTTAATGAGGTGGAGGACATATTCTGAAGACTTTAAGAAAATACTAGTCACTCTTCCTCCGATAGAAGAACAGAATCAAATTGCAAATTATTTAGATAAAATAAGTAATGAAATTGATTATTTAATAGATAACAACCTAAAAGTAATAAATAAACTCAAAGAATACCGCCAATCTCTCATTTACGAAGCAGTGACAGGTAAAATTGATGTTCGTGAGATGGTGGATGTAACCAAACAGGGGGAGGTGTCGTCATCGTGA
- a CDS encoding recombinase family protein: MDRQRSSLREEGCETIFEEKMSGATTDRPVLHKLLSEVTDGDVIVVHSLDRISRSTVDLLQLVDELKGRGVALRSIKDTWFDMTDENPFSEFLLTVMSGLSEYERKMIRMRQREGIKQAKIKGKFRGRVKKYTDEHPGMNHAIELYEKGDKTVKEICAITKVSRSSFYRELRKREEQQYISEK; this comes from the coding sequence ATGGATCGTCAACGATCATCTCTAAGAGAAGAAGGTTGTGAGACAATCTTTGAAGAAAAAATGAGTGGAGCAACAACTGACCGCCCAGTTCTTCATAAATTGTTGTCCGAAGTAACTGATGGGGATGTTATTGTAGTACATAGTTTAGATCGGATTAGTCGTTCAACTGTAGATCTACTCCAACTAGTTGATGAGTTGAAAGGACGAGGAGTGGCTCTACGTTCAATAAAAGATACATGGTTTGATATGACAGATGAAAACCCCTTTTCAGAGTTTTTGTTAACAGTCATGTCCGGTTTGTCTGAATATGAACGTAAAATGATTCGTATGAGACAGCGTGAAGGAATCAAACAAGCAAAGATTAAAGGGAAGTTTAGAGGTCGGGTAAAAAAATATACGGACGAGCACCCTGGTATGAATCATGCAATAGAGTTGTATGAAAAAGGTGATAAGACTGTAAAAGAGATTTGTGCAATTACCAAAGTTAGTAGGAGCTCGTTCTACCGTGAATTGAGGAAAAGAGAGGAACAACAATACATTAGTGAAAAATAA
- a CDS encoding DnaA ATPase domain-containing protein, translating to MNQGKVKLSNVSDACPFRECDGSGWVWYKDWALRTEPVRDEWKEECKCNQLKLNKLKISHSSVPEVFKDVRFSDFSLDVYKEEGREYAELAKNAAEKFVFDFSSVQDTRKGIYLKGKEKGSGKTRLLCSLSNEFNSKHPKLLAVYKTAEGILEEVKEKINQKRSTNPVFEFYSNVDLLIIDNFGLEMHKYTEWADNLFAKILNTRLENSRITCFASNSSIKELDDIYKKGKIRSVVSDMAIEVPMPIQDVGKKIAQNESLRAERILFSK from the coding sequence GTGAATCAAGGGAAAGTTAAACTTAGTAATGTTAGTGATGCATGCCCATTTAGGGAATGTGATGGTTCGGGATGGGTGTGGTATAAGGACTGGGCGTTACGTACCGAGCCAGTCAGAGATGAGTGGAAAGAAGAATGTAAGTGCAACCAATTGAAACTAAATAAACTTAAAATTAGCCATTCTAGTGTACCTGAGGTTTTTAAGGATGTTCGTTTCAGTGACTTTAGTCTTGATGTATATAAAGAGGAGGGAAGGGAGTATGCTGAATTAGCAAAAAATGCAGCTGAAAAATTTGTTTTTGACTTTTCTTCAGTTCAGGATACAAGGAAGGGGATTTATTTAAAAGGTAAAGAAAAAGGTAGTGGTAAAACTCGACTATTGTGCAGCCTATCAAATGAATTTAACTCAAAGCATCCAAAACTATTAGCTGTCTATAAAACGGCGGAGGGGATTCTTGAAGAGGTCAAAGAAAAAATTAATCAAAAAAGGAGTACAAACCCTGTTTTTGAATTCTATTCTAATGTTGATTTATTAATAATCGATAATTTTGGTTTAGAAATGCACAAATATACTGAGTGGGCTGATAATTTATTTGCAAAGATTTTAAATACAAGGTTAGAAAATAGTAGGATAACATGCTTTGCTTCGAATTCTTCAATTAAAGAACTTGACGATATTTATAAAAAAGGGAAAATTCGAAGTGTAGTATCAGATATGGCTATAGAGGTACCAATGCCAATTCAAGATGTAGGAAAAAAAATTGCTCAAAATGAATCTTTGAGAGCCGAGAGAATTTTGTTCTCCAAGTGA
- a CDS encoding type I restriction-modification system subunit M, with amino-acid sequence MVNFQDKVNFLWTIAEILRGPYKPEDYGKVILPMAVLRRFDNVLEDTKEDVLKTYEQFKHLPEEARDEILNRKSKQLFNNTSNYDFKKLLNDSDNIAENLRDYINGFSKVAREIIEYFDFDKQIEKMDRNDLLYLTVKRFSEVDLHPDVVSNLEMGYIFEELIRRYSEHAEAGDHYTPREVVRLMVGLMFNDDDDILTKPGITQTLYDSCAGTGGMGSIAQEYLKEMNESAELEFFAQEINEESFAMCKADTLIKGEEAQNIKFGNTLTRDAFPTERFDYLITNPPYGVEWKPSERVVREEHENLGMNGRFGAGLPRIGDGQLLFLQHLVSKMKPVSDENPKGSRLAIIMNGSPLFTGDAGSGESEIRSYMIENDLVEGIVAMPTSLFYNTGISTYIWILTNHKSAWRKGKIQLVNAVDFYQKMRKSMGEKRHEISPGQIDEIIRIYGEFKENENVKIFDNEDFGYQKIVVERPLKLNFKVDEERIERLHEQKAFQNLAKSKKKGEAGLKEGEEGKKQQQAIIEALQTLNDETLYKNRETFIEKLKATFTNEGIVMKAPLQKAILAALSEKDETADVCVKNKKGDAEPDPELRDTENVPLTQNIHDYFEREVSPHVPDAWIDEEKTKIGYEIPFTRHFYKYQELRPSSEIKAEIQELEASILEKLKKVMV; translated from the coding sequence ATGGTGAACTTTCAAGATAAAGTGAATTTTTTATGGACAATTGCAGAAATATTAAGGGGACCTTATAAGCCTGAAGACTACGGTAAAGTAATTCTACCGATGGCGGTTTTACGCCGTTTTGATAATGTTTTAGAAGATACCAAAGAGGACGTATTAAAAACTTATGAACAATTCAAGCATTTACCTGAGGAAGCAAGAGACGAAATTTTGAACCGGAAATCTAAGCAACTCTTCAACAACACGAGTAACTACGATTTTAAGAAACTCCTCAATGATTCAGATAACATTGCGGAAAACCTTCGTGATTACATAAATGGTTTTTCAAAAGTCGCTCGTGAGATTATCGAGTATTTCGACTTTGATAAGCAAATTGAAAAGATGGATCGTAATGATCTTCTATACCTAACAGTAAAACGTTTTTCAGAAGTTGACTTACACCCTGATGTCGTCTCGAATCTTGAGATGGGATACATTTTCGAGGAATTGATCCGTCGTTATTCAGAACATGCTGAAGCAGGGGACCATTACACGCCTCGTGAAGTGGTTCGCCTCATGGTAGGATTGATGTTTAATGATGATGACGACATCTTAACGAAACCAGGAATCACACAAACGCTCTATGATAGTTGTGCTGGTACGGGTGGCATGGGGTCCATCGCTCAAGAATATTTAAAAGAAATGAATGAATCTGCTGAGTTAGAATTTTTCGCTCAAGAGATAAACGAAGAGTCGTTTGCGATGTGCAAGGCTGATACACTGATTAAAGGCGAAGAAGCACAGAATATTAAATTTGGTAATACGCTAACGCGCGATGCTTTTCCAACAGAAAGGTTTGACTACCTCATCACAAATCCACCGTATGGTGTTGAGTGGAAGCCGTCAGAAAGAGTTGTTCGTGAAGAACATGAGAATTTAGGGATGAACGGACGTTTCGGTGCTGGTTTACCTCGTATTGGTGATGGTCAATTGCTGTTCTTGCAACATCTAGTATCGAAAATGAAGCCTGTCAGTGATGAGAATCCTAAAGGCTCTCGATTAGCAATCATTATGAACGGTTCACCTTTGTTTACAGGGGATGCTGGTAGTGGAGAAAGTGAAATTCGTAGCTACATGATTGAAAATGACCTTGTAGAGGGTATTGTCGCTATGCCAACAAGCCTTTTTTACAATACGGGTATTTCCACGTACATTTGGATTTTAACCAACCATAAATCTGCATGGCGGAAAGGAAAGATACAACTCGTAAATGCAGTGGATTTCTATCAGAAGATGCGCAAGAGCATGGGAGAAAAAAGACATGAAATTTCACCTGGGCAGATCGATGAGATTATTCGTATTTATGGGGAGTTTAAAGAAAACGAAAATGTAAAAATCTTTGATAACGAGGATTTTGGCTACCAAAAGATCGTAGTTGAACGACCGCTGAAACTTAATTTCAAAGTCGATGAAGAACGAATCGAACGTTTGCATGAGCAAAAAGCGTTCCAAAACCTTGCAAAATCTAAGAAAAAAGGTGAAGCAGGGCTAAAAGAGGGAGAAGAAGGCAAGAAACAGCAACAGGCAATCATCGAAGCATTACAGACGTTGAATGATGAAACATTATATAAAAACCGAGAAACGTTCATAGAGAAACTAAAAGCAACGTTTACGAACGAAGGAATAGTGATGAAAGCACCATTACAGAAAGCGATTCTTGCAGCACTATCGGAGAAAGATGAAACTGCCGACGTATGTGTGAAGAATAAAAAAGGTGACGCGGAACCTGATCCAGAGTTGCGAGATACAGAAAACGTACCATTAACACAGAACATTCATGACTACTTTGAACGAGAAGTATCGCCACACGTACCCGATGCTTGGATCGATGAAGAAAAGACGAAGATTGGTTACGAAATTCCGTTCACAAGGCACTTCTACAAGTATCAAGAACTCAGACCATCTAGCGAAATCAAGGCAGAAATTCAAGAACTCGAAGCAAGTATCTTAGAGAAGTTGAAGAAGGTGATGGTGTGA